The genomic region GGCAATACAGGGCCGGATAGTAGTCTCAGCGCACCATGGGAAATGTTCCACCGCCGCCTGGTTCGTCCTGGCCCGCCGCGCCCGAGGGGCCGCAGGGGCGGGCCTACGACGGCTACCCGCAGGAGCAGGACTGGGCGGGTCCGCCCGGAGGCGGGCGGCTCACGCCGCCCGGGGGACAGCCCGCGGTCAGCGCCGAGGCGTCGGTGTGGGCCTGGCCCCCGCCGCGCCCGGTGCGCACGAACGAGTTCGCCAGCGCCGGGCTGCCGGAGGGTGAGCCCTACCACAGGCTGGGACGCAACTCCCGGTTCCGGTGGTGGACGCCGCTGCTGTCCCTGCTGGTCTTCGGGATCCTCCTGGTCTTCCTGTGGATCGGCATCCTGCTCGCGATCACGATCGTCGCGGTCATCGGCGGAAGCGGCCTGGCCCCCGACTCGATGACCGTGGGGGAGGTCGCGGGGCTCGCGTTCGGGCTCGCGCCGACGGCGCTCCTGATCCCCATCGTGTTGTTCGTGGTGCGCGTGGTGCAGTGGCGCCGTGTGGGCACCCTGATGTCGGTGGACGGCCGGTTGCGCTGGCGCTGGCTGTTCCGCTGCATGACGGCCGCGGTCGTGCCCGTCGGGGCGTGCCTGGTCGCCTTCCTGTTCCTGGTGGACAGCCTGGCGCCGGGCGCCGTGCCCGTACGGGAGACCGGGGGAGCGGAGGTGTTCGCGGCGGCGGTGGTCGTCATCGTCCTGCTGGTGCCGTTCCAGGCCGCCGCCGAGGAGCTCACCGTGCGGGGGCTGATCATGCAGCTCGTCGGGTCCCTGGGCGCGGGTCCGGGGGAACGCCGGGGCCGGAGCGCCGCGTCGCGCGTGCTGCGCTCACCGGGCACGGCGGTCCTGGCCGGCGGCACCCTGGTGCCGGTGCTCTACGCGGCCACCCATCCCGAGGACCCGTGGGTGACGTCCTCGCTCACGGTCATGGGGCTGGGCATGGCCTGGCTGACCTGGCGAACAGGGGGCGTGGAGGCCGCGATCGGCCTGCACGTGGTCAGCAGCCTGGTCCAGTTCCTGCTCACGGCCTACGAGGGCCGGCTGTCGGAGGTCGGCACGGGGGCCGTCCTCGGCGCCGGACTGCCGCCGGCCGGGGGGACACCGCTCGGACTGGCGCTGACCGCGGTCCAGGTGGGCGCGTACGTGCTGGGGGTGACCTGGCTCGCCGGCCGCGGGGGCGTACGGCGAGCCAGCGCCCGGGCACGGCGCTGACCGCGCCGCGCCCGGGCGCACGGCCCGGCCGGGATCAGCCGGCGGTGCCGAAGACGGGGTAGTGGTCGGAGTAGTCGTCGTAGGTGTAGGTGCGGCCCCAGGACGAGACGGACCACGGTTCGCTCTTGACGTCGCGGGTCTCGTTGGTGAACGACGCGGGGACGGCGCTCCCCCGGATCGGCAGGACGTGGTCGAGGTGCTGCGGCCCCCAGTCGGGGTAGTTGTACTCGGCGATGGAGTTGGTGCCGGTGTCCCACGAGTAGGGGGCGCCGCTGTGGGCGGGCTCGACCGCGTCGAGCCGCTTGAGCGCGCGGTCCCACTCCCCGCTGCCGCCGACGATGTTGAGGTCGCCCGCCACGTAGACCGGTTCGTCGTCGGGGATCTCGTCGACGACGGCGCGGATCTGGCCGAGCTGGTGGGTGCGGACGTCCTCGTCCTCGCCGTCGGCGCAGGAGCCGTCCTCGGACTGCATGTGGGTGCCGATGACGTGCAGGGGGCCGTCGGGAGTGTCCAGTTCCACGCGGGCGAAGCCCTTGTTGGCGAACCAGTCGGAGCCGCAGGAGCGCGTGAAGATGTGCTGCTCGCGGCGGACGATCGGCCAGACGCTGTGGACGCTGACACCGCCGTTGGTGGTGGTGTGCCCGCGGTAGCCGGTGGTGGCGTCCCAGCCGGAGCGGGAACGCCCCACGACGGGCGTGCCGTGGGGGTACTCCTCGGCGATCCCGGCGCGCAGGACCTCGGCGGAGGAGTTGTCGAAGAGTTCCTGGAGGACCACGACGTCCTGCCCGGACACGACGCCGTCCCGGGCGATGAGGTCGGCGCGGATCTCCTGTCCCCAGTTGGGGTAGAGCGCGCGGGGCAGGAGGTAGGCGTTGTAGGTGGCGATGCGGGGGGAGGGGCCGGAGTCGGCCGCGGCGGGTCCCGCGGCGACGAAGAGGGGGAGGATCAGGGCGACGATGAGGGCGGGGGCTGTTCGTCTGTACACGACAGCACAGCCTGTCCAGTCGAGGACACCGCCCGGGCACCATGGGGTTACCGGTTGGTAGCGAACGCGTGGACGTTGCCGGAGCGGCCCGCCCGCGCCGGGCCCTCGGAGGCGGTGAGTGGCGCCCCCGAGGCGCCCGGCGTCCTGGTCAGGTGCCGGACGCCTCGTGGACGGCCTCGCCCTCCACGAGGGTGAGGTCGACCCGGGCTTCGTGGATCTCCTCCGGCGGCCCGGCGAACGGGTCGCGGTCCAGGACCACCAGGTCGGCCAGCGCCCCCGGCCGGACCGCTCCGGTGTCGTCCAGGCGGTTCACGTACGCCGAACCCGCTGTGTAGGCCGTGACGGCCGTCCGCAGGTCCAGGCGCTCCTTCGGCAGGAACACCGGGCCGGGCGAGCCGGGCAGGGCCCGGTTGACCGCGACGTGGACGCCCAGGACCGGATCGGGGCTGCTGACCGGCCAGTCACTGCCGGCCGCCAGGGTCGCCCCCGTGCGGTGCAGCGAGCCGAAGGGGTACTGCCACCCGGCCCTCTCGGCTCCCAGGAACGGGATCGTCAACTCGTCCATCTGCGGCTCGTGGGCGGCCCACAGCGGCTGGAGGTTCGCGGTCGCTCCCAGGGCCGCGAAGCGGGGCACGTCGTCGCTCTCGGTCAGCTCCCGGTCCGACAGCACGCGCTGGAACGCCACCGAGCCGAGCAGGAACAGGCCGAGCACGCTGAGCAGGGTGATGAACCCGGCGCGGGAGGCGTCCCGTGGGTCGCGCACCTCCTCGTTGACGGTCAACTGCTCGGCCGTGAACGGATCGGGCTTGTCTACTCGGTTCGGCACGGCTCTGCTTATGCTCCCGACTGTCCCCGACGATGGGACGGTCACGGGTCACATCCACCCGCCCCGGCTACACCGGGGCGGGATCGGGCCTATTGACGAAGACCCACGCCGAGCGCGCGCGATCGCGCACGTTGATCCCGGCGACGACATCGGCGGGCCCAGCGAAGCCGCACCGACGACAGCGAAAGGTGTCCCTGGTGGGACGGTTGTTCCTCGCGGTGTGCCCGCACCAGGGCACGGGGCACATCTGCGAGGTGTAGGCCGGATTCACCTCCAGGTAGGGAACACCGGCACGCTTGGCCTTGTAGGCGATGAACGCGCCGAGCTGGTGGAAGGGCCAGGACGAGAGCCGTGCTCGCTGGTCGCGGGAAACCGTGACCCGGTCGCGGATCCCCTGGAGCTCCTCCAGGGCGATTCCGCGCCCGGTGCGTTGGGCGACAGCAACGACCGTCTTGGAAACCTTGTGGTTGACGTGTGCGGCGTGGCGGGCTTCCCGCTTCGCCCGCTTCTTCAGGAGCTGCGCGGCGGAACGGGTGCGCTTGGCCTGGAGCTCGGCCCGTTTGCGGGCCTGCCAGCGCCGGTACCGGCCCAGGCGGCGGCCCTGGTGGTTGTGCCCGTCGGAAGTGGTGGCCAGGTTCACGATGCCCCGGTCCACCCCGACCCAGTCCCGGGGCTCGAACACCTCCGGTTCAGGCACCTCGATGGTGGCGATCAGGAACCACTTGCCATTCCTGAACACCAGGTCGGACTCGCCTTTGCGGTGCTCGGCGAGCTGTTTGAGCGCGCCCGGGGAACAGGCGAAACGAAGGTTCTTGATCCGCCCGTCCAGGGTCCAGATCGAGACCGTCTGGGCGTCGTGGTTCCACGACAGGCAGCGATCATCAAAGGTGTGGGCGGCGTGCGGGCGGAACGCGATGGGCTTGGACTCGGCCCTGCGGCGGCGCTGGGAGGTCGGCGGCCCGAGGTTCCCGCCCCGGATGTTGGCCCGCAGCGTGGTGTAGGCGTCCGCAACGCGCTTGAGGATGTGCTGGGCGGCCTGCGCGCCGAACCCCTGGGCCTTGAGCTCGCCGTAGCACAGCTTGCGCAGCTCACGGACGCTGCCCTTGAGTCCGAAGCGATCGAATGACACCGTCGAGACCCAGGTGGCGGCGTCGTTGACCGCGGGCAGGGTGCGCTCCAGCGCCGACGCCTGGACGGCGTCCGGCACCAGTCTCACCTGCACGGTCAGCTTCATGGTCGAACACGTTAACGAACCAGGGCCGGTCCGTGGGGCCGAACCGGGGAATTGGTCGTGAAGTCTTCGGCGGTCATGTTCCTGGCGGCGGCGTACGCCCGCCTCGCTCGGGAGCCGTGACCCGGGCCCGGGTCAGCGGCCCTCGGGCACGGGGTGGGCGGTGGCGTCGTCGGTGGGACCGGTCGGTGCGGGCCCGGCCGCCTCCGTCTCGGGCTGGGACGGGAAGACCCAGGTCCGGTAGGACCAGAAGCGGAACAGCGTCCCCAGGCCCACGCCCACCACGTTGCCGGCGATGTTCTGCGCGAGGGGTCCGGTCAGGCCCAGCAGGTAGACCGCGACACCGAGGCAGCCCAGCTGGATGAGCATGCCCACGCCGTTCATGGCCAGGAACAGCGCCGTCTCCCGCCAGTACCCCGTGCGGGCGCGGTCGCGGAAGGTCCAGAACCGGTTGCCGACGAACGCCACCGCGATCGAGCAGAGCGTGCCGACGAGCTGCCCCGTCATCGCCTCGGCGCCGGCCACCTGCCACAGGAGGTTGGTCACACCGATCTGCACGACGTAGGCCACCGCCCCGACCGAGCCGAACTTGGCCAGCTCCTTCGCGAGCCTGTCGAGTCTGGGGTGACGTGAGAGGAACTGTCGCACGGCCTTGGCCTCCGGGCACGGGATTTTCGGGGGGTCGCGCGGCACCGGCCGGTGACGGGGCCTCGGACCGCCGCGCGCACACGCCCTAGACTCTAGCCGGGGACTGGAGCTAGACCCCGGCCGCGGGTTCCGAGCCGACCCGGCCAGGTTCCGCCGCGAGCGGAGCCGTCCCGTCACCGCGGTGGACGAGCATGTGAGTTGAGGAACTGTGAGCGAGCGTAACCGCACCGTCCCCCGCGTGGGAATGGTCGGAGGTGGCCAACTCTCCCGGATGACCCACCAGGCGGGCATCGCGCTGGGCGTGGACTTCGCCGTCCTGGCCGCGCATCCCGCCGACAGCGCCGCGCTGGTCTGCGGCGACGTCACCCTGGGGAACGACCGCGGCCTGGACGACGTCCTGGCCTTCGCCAAGGCCCAGGACGTGGTGACCTTCGACCACGAACACGTGCCCGAGCCCGTCCTGCGGGCGGTGGAGGAGGCGGGCGGCCTGCTGCGGCCCGGCCGCGACGCCCTCCGCTTCGCGCAGGACAAGCTGCGCATGCGCACGCGGATGAGCGAACTCGGCGCCCCCTCGCCCGCGTGGCGGGCGGTCACCACGACCGAGCACGTGGCCGCGTTCGCCGAGGGCACCGGCTGGCCCGTCGTGCTCAAGGCGGCCCGCGGCGGCTACGACGGCAAGGGCGTGTGGGTGGTGGCGACCCAGGCGGAGGCGCAGGAGGTCGTCGCGCGCGCCGCCGCCGAGGAGGTGCCGCTGCTGGTCGAGGAGAAGGTCGACTTCCACCGCGAGCTGGCCGTGCAGGTCGCGCGTTCCCCGCACGGGCAGGTCGCCGTCTACCCGGTCGTGGAGACCGTGCAGCGCGGCGGCATCTGCCACGAGGTGATCGCCCCCGCGCCCGGCCTGGACGACGAGAAGGCGACCCGGGCCCAGGAACTGGCGATCGAGATCGCGCACGCGCTCGACGTCACCGGCGTCCTGGCCGTGGAGCTGTTCGAGACCGCCGACGGCGTGGTCGTCAACGAGTTGGCGATGCGCCCGCACAACTCCGGCCACTGGAGCATCGAGGGCGCGCGCACGTCCCAGTTCGAGCAGCACCTGCGCGCGGTGCTCAACCTGCCCCTGGGCTCGCCGCGCACGAACGCCCCCTGCACCGTGATGGCCAACCTGCTGGGCGGCGAGGACCCCGAGGTCTACCGCCGCTACCTGCACGTCATGGCCAAGGACCCCGAGGTGAAGGTGCACTTCTACGGCAAGGACGTGCGTCCGGGCCGCAAGATCGGGCACGTCACAGTGATGGGCGACGACCACCAGGACCTGCTGGAGCGCGCCCGCGACGCCGCTGACTACCTGCGAGGAGACGGACAGTGACCGACAACGCCGACGGGCGGGGCCCCGCTGTGGGCATCGTGATGGGGTCGGACTCCGACTGGCCGGTGATGCGCGAGGCCGCGGACGCCCTCCGGGAGTTCGACATCGCCTTCGAGGCCGACGTGGTCTCGGCCCACCGCATGCCGCACGACATGATCGCCTACGGGGAGCGGGCGGCCGAGCGCGGGCTGAGGGTCATCATCGCGGGCGCGGGCGGTGCCGCCCACCTGCCGGGGATGCTGGCGTCGGTCACCACCCTGCCCGTCGTGGGCGTACCGGTGCCGTTGAAGTACCTGGACGGCATGGACTCGCTGCTGTCCATCGTCCAGATGCCCGCGGGCGTGCCGGTGGCGACCGTGGCGGTGGGCGCGGCCCGCAACGCCGGTCTGCTGGCGGTGCGCATGCTGGCCTCCGGCGACCCGGACCTGACCGAGCGGATGTCCCGCTTCCAGGAGGAGCTCAAGTCGCAGGCCTACGCCAAGGGCGAGCGGCTGCGCCGCGAGGTCGCCGAGGGCGGCAAGCCCGCGGGCTTCGGCCTCGGCCGCTGAGCGACGGCGGGCCCCGGCCCGGGTGATCGGCCCGGGCCGGGCACGGCGGCGTACGGCGCTCAGTAGGTGAGGCCGCGGACCAGTTCGTCGTGTTCGGCCAGCCGGTCGGGGCACAGGTGCTTCACGTGCAGGCGCCGCACGGACAGGTCCCGGGCCGGATCGCCGCCGTCGGAGAGCGCCGCCGCGCCCAGGGAGAACTGCCGTTCGTCGCTCGCGCACACGGTCTCGGCCTTCTCCCGCATCTCCTGCCAGGTCTGGTCGTCGGGATCGGCGCCGAGCACGTCGGCCACTTCGGATCGGTGGGCATCCTCGTCGTAGGTGGAACAGCCGGCGGTGAGGGCGAGGGCGAGAGCGGCGGTCAGGGCCGCCAGGGCGCGCGGGAGGGCCACTGGGGGATGCCTTTCGGGTGGGGGGAGCACCGGAGCGGGCGGGGCGCGGGCAGGTTGCGCACCAGTGTGCACCAGACTCGGGCGCGTCCGCCACCAGGGACTTCGCCGACCCGGTCGGTCTCCGCCCGGCTCAGGGCGAGGTGGAGTCCCCCGGGGCGGCGCCGGCCAGGGTCATGATCGCCGCGGCGGCCCGGTCCGCGGTGGGGAGCGCGCCCGGATCGGTGAGCGCCTGGACGACGTAGCCGGTCACCAGGCCGTAGACGACCGATCCCAGTCCGCCGGCGGTGTCCTCGTCGACCTCGTCCTCGGTGACACCGAGGACGAGCGCGGCCAGGGACGAACGCGCCCTCGCGTGTGCCACACGCAGCTGTTCGCGCACCTCGGTGTCGAAGGGCACCTGGGCGAGCGCCTGCGTGCTGGCCACCAGCAGGGGCGTCTGCTCCGGGATGGAGGTCAGCACGCTCTGGAGCAGGTGCCGGAAGCGCTCCTGCGGGGTGCGGCCCCCCGCCCCGCGCACGGCCGCCTCGAACGCGTCGCCCCAGTCACTGGACGCCTCGATGACCGCGGCGTTCATGAGGTGGTCCTTGGACCCGAAGTGGTAGCCGATGGACGCCAGGTGCGCCCCGGAGGCCGCCGCGATGTCGCGCGCGGTCGTCCGGCCGTAGCCCTTCTCCACCAGGCACTTCTTCGCGCCCTCCAGCAGGTCCTCACGTTGGCTCATGGCCACACCCTAGCATTTTGACGGACGTACGTATTGACGGCTGATTTTGACGTACGTACGATCAAGGCCATGTCGAAAACTAACCGTGTCACCGCCCGTCCCCGGCTCGGGCTCGTCTTCCTGTTGATCCCGGCCCTGCTGGTGTCCATGGACCTGTCGGTGCTCTTCGTCGCCGCCCCGGCCATCGCCGCGGATCTGCGGCCCAGCGGCACACAGTGGCTGTGGATGATGGACGTCTACGGCTTCGTCATGGCGGGGCTGCTCATCACGATGGGCGCCCTCGGCGACCGGATCGGCCGACGGCGGCTGCTGCTCGCCGGTGCGGGGCTGTTCGGTGCCGCGTCCGCCCTCCTGGCCCTGGCCTCCACACCGGAGCTGTTCATCGCCGGCCGCGTCCTGCTCGGCGTGGCCGCCGCGACCCTGGCGCCGTCCACGCTCTCCCTCATCCGCACCATGTTCACCGACCCCGGGCAGCGCCGCACGGCTGTCGGGGCGTGGACGGTCGCCTTCGGCGGCGGGGCGGTGGCCGGACCGATCGTCGGCGGCCTGCTCCTGGAGTTCTGGCCGTGGGGGTCGGTCTTCCTGATCAACCTCCCCGTCATGCTCCTGCTGCTGGTGGCGGTGCCCCTCCTCGTCCCCGAGTCCCGGTCCCCCCATACCGCGCGCTTCGACGTGCCCGGGGCGCTGGTCTCCACGGCCGCGGTCCTGGGACTGGTCCTGGCCGTCAAGCGGTTCACGGAGGACGGCCCCGACCCGGTGGCGCTGACCGCCCTGGCCGTGGGAGCCGCCGCCCTCGCCGGGTTCGTCGTCCGCGGGCGCCGGGCGGCCCACCCGCTCGTGGACGTGGCGCTGTTCGGCCGGCCCGCGTTCTCCGCGGCGGTCGGCGCGAACACGGTCATCTCCTTCGCCGCCTCCGGTCTCGGCCTGCTGACCTTCACGTTCCTGCAGACCGTGCACGGTCTGAGCCCGCTGTTCGCCGCGCTGTGGGCGCTGCCGACCCTGGTCGGGACCGCGGCCGGGGCGACACTGGCGGGCGTGCTGGCCGCCCGGGTGCGTCCGGCGGTCCTGATGTCGGCGGGGCTGTTCACCAGCGCGGCGGGGTTCGCCGCCGTGGGATCGGTCGGCCCGGACACCGCCCTGCCGGTGTTCCTCGGCGGGTACACGGTGGTCACCCTCGGGGTGGGCGTCGTCGCCACGCTCGCCAACGCGCTGGTGCTGGCCACCGCGCCGCCCGACCGGGCGGGAGCGGCGGCCGGGATCTCCGAGACCAGCACCGAACTCGGCGGTGCCCTGGGCATCGCGGTCCTCGGCACGATCGCCACCGGCCTCTACCGTGACACCGTGCGCCAGGAGCTGCCCGGTACCGAGGGCGCGGCGGCGGAGACGGTCGCCGGGGCGCTCGCCGCCGCCGCGGAACTGCCGGAGGCCGCTGCCGGATCCCTTCTCGGAACGGCCTTCGGGGCCTACACGGACGGGATCACGACGGCGGCGCTCACCGGGGCGGGCGTCATGGCGGCGGTCGCGGTGGCGGTGGCCGTCGGACTGCGGCGGCTGCCGCCCGGCACGGACTCCCCGGGCGACCACCACCCCGACCACCACACGGGCTCCGACCCCGTGGCCGGCCCCCGCGGCGACCGCGACGCCGGTCGGCGCCCGGGTCAGGACGCCAGGTCGTAGCCCTCCGGCGGCACGCACTTCTCGGCGGGCCGCTGGTCGAGGTAGCCCTCGTCGAGGAGCTCCTGGACCGGCACGTACCCCTCACCGCCAGCCTCCGGCACCTCATCGGCGGGCACCAGGAGCTGTTCGCCGCCGCCGGGCTGCTCGAAGTGCGGGGCGATCGGTCCCACGAGCGCGGTGACGCCGGTCCGTACCTCGTAGCAGTTGTAGTTGTGCTCGGCGCCCCCCGGCCACGTGTTCAGGGAGTCCGGCGGCAGCGCCCGCTGGGCGAAGGGGGCGCCGGCCGGGGCCAGGAACGTGCCCCGCGGCGAACCGAACCGGTCCAGCATCGTGCCGGGCTCCAGCGTGCGCAGCTCGTTGACCGGCTCGCCGTCCACCACCACGAACCCGTCGTGCTCGGGGTAGTTCCAGCCGCTCCACGTCTGTCCCGTGTCCGGGTCGACCTGGTCCTCCAGGTACCACTCGTCCAGGAACTCGACCGGCCAGAGGCCGCCGAAGGGCTCGTACCCCTCGACCAGCTCCGCCACCGGTCCCTCGGAGGGCAGCTCGGCCGGACCGAGCCGGCGGTCGCCGCACACGTACTCCGCCAGTTCCTCGGGGGTGGGCGGGGGATCCAGCAGGGGGCACTCGTCCATGGGCTCCTCCGCGAGCGCGGGCTCGGGGGAGGGCGGGGGCGGCGGGGGCACCGACGCGGCCGCGTGGGCGTGCGCGGGCGGGGCCAGGACGAGCAGGGCGAGGGTGGCCGCGGCCACCGTGGTCGGCTTCACCAGGGGTCTCCGTTCGATCCTCGGGCATCCGTCGAGTCGGATGTGGTCAGAGAGTCACGGAGAGTAGTGAACCACGGAAGCGGCGGACACGGGGCCGATCGCGCACACGCCGAACGGCCGGGCCCCTCGGGGCACCGGCCGTGCGTGGAACCGTGTCGGACCTACTGGCGGCCCAGCGCCCGGTACGTCCAACCGGACGCGCGCCAGAACGTGGGGTCGAGCGCGTTGCGCCCGTCCACGATGCGCTTCTCCGCCACCACCCCGGACAGGTCCTCCGGGTTGGCCTCGCGGAACTCCGCCCACTCGGTGAGCAGCAGCACCACGTCGGCGTCGCGCGCGCACTCCAACATGGAGTCCGCGTAGTTCAGCTGCGGGTAGGCCTCGCGGGCGCGCTCCAGCGCCGCGGGGTCGTACACCGTCACCTGTGCGCCCTGCGCGGCGATCGAGGAGGCCACGTCCAGGGCGGGGGAGTCCCGAATGTCGTCGGAGTTCGGTTTGAACGCCGCCCCGAGCACGCCGACCGTGCGTCCGGCGAAGTCGCCGCCGATGAGGTGGCGGGCGATGTCGATCGTGCGCGCGCGGCGCCGCTGGTTGATGGCGTCGACCTCGCGCAGGAACGACAGCGCGGGCTCCACGCCCAGCTCGTCGGCGCGCGCCATGAACGCGCGGATGTCCTTGGGCAGGCAGCCGCCGCCGAAGCCCAGGCCGGGGCCCAGGAACTTGCCGCCGATGCGGTCGTCGTAGGACAGCGCCTCGGCGAGCTGGATGACGTCGGCGCCCGCGGCCTCCGACACCTCGGCCATCGCGTTGATGAACGAGATCTTCGTGGCGAGGAAGGCGTTGGCGGAGACCTTCACCAGCTCGGCGGTCTGCAGGTCGGTGACCAGGACGGGGACGCCCTCGTCGGCCTGCTGCTGCCACAGGTGGCGGACCGCCTTCTCCACGCGCGGGGAGTCGGTGCCGATCACGATGCGGTTGGGGCGCAGCGTGTCCTCCACGCCGAACCCCTCGCGCAGGAACTCCGGGCTCCACCCGAGTTCGGCCTCCGAGCCGACGGGCGCGAGCGCGGTCAGCCGCTGGGCGAGGATCGCGGCGGTGCCGACGGGTACCGTCGAGCGCCCCACGACCACCGACGGGCGGGTCAGCCGCGGTGCGAGCTCCTCGATCACCGAGTGGACGTAGCGCAGGTCGGCCGCGCCGGACTCGTCGCGCTGCGGCGTGCCGACACAGACCAGGTGGAGGTCGCTGAACTCGGCGACCTCGTCGTAGGAGGTCGTGAAACCGAGTCGGCCGGCCTCGATGTTGGCGGAGAGGAGCTCGTCGAGGCCGGGCTCGTAGAAGGGGACCCGGCCGGAGCGGAGGGTATCGATCTTGGCCTGGTCGACGTCGAGCCCGAGGACCTCGAAGCCCATCTCCGCCAGGCAGGCCGCGGTGGTGGCGCCCAAGTAGCCGGTCCCGATGACCGAGACTCGCCGCCTGCGTTCCGCTTCGACCACGTGGGTTGTCCTTCCTTCCGAGCCGCTGTACTCGTCCGTGTGCATGTTGTGCCCGTTGAAATGGCCAACACCCCGGTAGGGGGCAGAAATCGGACAAGATTTGGCCGATGGTGACGCCTGGGTGGTGCATCACCTTACGCGCCTGGGTATGGCATGCGACCGAACACGGCGTGAACAGTCAAGGCGCTCAGGCTACCGGTGGGTTGTCCACAACCGGAACGGGGGCCGGGCTCATGCCCGCCCGTCCCCGTAGGTCCGTGTCTCCCCCGGATCCTCGTCCAGCGGAGTCCAGACGGCCCCGCTCTCGCCGCGTCGGAACGGGGTGGTGGTCTTGTCGGGATCGCCGCTGCCGAACCCCTGCGGTGGCGGCAGCGGCACGGGAGGCGTGTCCGGCAGGTCGTCGGTGGTGCGACGCCCCTCACCATGCCCCCGCGTCCCACCGATCACATCACGATCCTCCGGATCAGGCACGCCCTCCACCAGTGTGTCGCCGTCCGCGGACCGGCGGTACTGGTCCCGGCTCATCCCGGCCACCACCCGGCCGCCGGGCGCGGGGTCCTCGCGCTGGGCCCGCCAGCGCGAGGGCACCATCGCGGAGAACAGCATCAGCGAACCCGCCACCAGGGCGGGCGTCGGTCCAGCGCCGCCGGGATAGACGA from Nocardiopsis aegyptia harbors:
- the purE gene encoding 5-(carboxyamino)imidazole ribonucleotide mutase, giving the protein MTDNADGRGPAVGIVMGSDSDWPVMREAADALREFDIAFEADVVSAHRMPHDMIAYGERAAERGLRVIIAGAGGAAHLPGMLASVTTLPVVGVPVPLKYLDGMDSLLSIVQMPAGVPVATVAVGAARNAGLLAVRMLASGDPDLTERMSRFQEELKSQAYAKGERLRREVAEGGKPAGFGLGR
- the sph gene encoding sphingomyelin phosphodiesterase, with amino-acid sequence MYRRTAPALIVALILPLFVAAGPAAADSGPSPRIATYNAYLLPRALYPNWGQEIRADLIARDGVVSGQDVVVLQELFDNSSAEVLRAGIAEEYPHGTPVVGRSRSGWDATTGYRGHTTTNGGVSVHSVWPIVRREQHIFTRSCGSDWFANKGFARVELDTPDGPLHVIGTHMQSEDGSCADGEDEDVRTHQLGQIRAVVDEIPDDEPVYVAGDLNIVGGSGEWDRALKRLDAVEPAHSGAPYSWDTGTNSIAEYNYPDWGPQHLDHVLPIRGSAVPASFTNETRDVKSEPWSVSSWGRTYTYDDYSDHYPVFGTAG
- a CDS encoding 5-(carboxyamino)imidazole ribonucleotide synthase, which produces MSERNRTVPRVGMVGGGQLSRMTHQAGIALGVDFAVLAAHPADSAALVCGDVTLGNDRGLDDVLAFAKAQDVVTFDHEHVPEPVLRAVEEAGGLLRPGRDALRFAQDKLRMRTRMSELGAPSPAWRAVTTTEHVAAFAEGTGWPVVLKAARGGYDGKGVWVVATQAEAQEVVARAAAEEVPLLVEEKVDFHRELAVQVARSPHGQVAVYPVVETVQRGGICHEVIAPAPGLDDEKATRAQELAIEIAHALDVTGVLAVELFETADGVVVNELAMRPHNSGHWSIEGARTSQFEQHLRAVLNLPLGSPRTNAPCTVMANLLGGEDPEVYRRYLHVMAKDPEVKVHFYGKDVRPGRKIGHVTVMGDDHQDLLERARDAADYLRGDGQ
- a CDS encoding MFS transporter; amino-acid sequence: MSKTNRVTARPRLGLVFLLIPALLVSMDLSVLFVAAPAIAADLRPSGTQWLWMMDVYGFVMAGLLITMGALGDRIGRRRLLLAGAGLFGAASALLALASTPELFIAGRVLLGVAAATLAPSTLSLIRTMFTDPGQRRTAVGAWTVAFGGGAVAGPIVGGLLLEFWPWGSVFLINLPVMLLLLVAVPLLVPESRSPHTARFDVPGALVSTAAVLGLVLAVKRFTEDGPDPVALTALAVGAAALAGFVVRGRRAAHPLVDVALFGRPAFSAAVGANTVISFAASGLGLLTFTFLQTVHGLSPLFAALWALPTLVGTAAGATLAGVLAARVRPAVLMSAGLFTSAAGFAAVGSVGPDTALPVFLGGYTVVTLGVGVVATLANALVLATAPPDRAGAAAGISETSTELGGALGIAVLGTIATGLYRDTVRQELPGTEGAAAETVAGALAAAAELPEAAAGSLLGTAFGAYTDGITTAALTGAGVMAAVAVAVAVGLRRLPPGTDSPGDHHPDHHTGSDPVAGPRGDRDAGRRPGQDARS
- a CDS encoding CPBP family glutamic-type intramembrane protease, yielding MRTNEFASAGLPEGEPYHRLGRNSRFRWWTPLLSLLVFGILLVFLWIGILLAITIVAVIGGSGLAPDSMTVGEVAGLAFGLAPTALLIPIVLFVVRVVQWRRVGTLMSVDGRLRWRWLFRCMTAAVVPVGACLVAFLFLVDSLAPGAVPVRETGGAEVFAAAVVVIVLLVPFQAAAEELTVRGLIMQLVGSLGAGPGERRGRSAASRVLRSPGTAVLAGGTLVPVLYAATHPEDPWVTSSLTVMGLGMAWLTWRTGGVEAAIGLHVVSSLVQFLLTAYEGRLSEVGTGAVLGAGLPPAGGTPLGLALTAVQVGAYVLGVTWLAGRGGVRRASARARR
- a CDS encoding TetR/AcrR family transcriptional regulator, translating into MSQREDLLEGAKKCLVEKGYGRTTARDIAAASGAHLASIGYHFGSKDHLMNAAVIEASSDWGDAFEAAVRGAGGRTPQERFRHLLQSVLTSIPEQTPLLVASTQALAQVPFDTEVREQLRVAHARARSSLAALVLGVTEDEVDEDTAGGLGSVVYGLVTGYVVQALTDPGALPTADRAAAAIMTLAGAAPGDSTSP
- a CDS encoding amidohydrolase family protein — protein: MPNRVDKPDPFTAEQLTVNEEVRDPRDASRAGFITLLSVLGLFLLGSVAFQRVLSDRELTESDDVPRFAALGATANLQPLWAAHEPQMDELTIPFLGAERAGWQYPFGSLHRTGATLAAGSDWPVSSPDPVLGVHVAVNRALPGSPGPVFLPKERLDLRTAVTAYTAGSAYVNRLDDTGAVRPGALADLVVLDRDPFAGPPEEIHEARVDLTLVEGEAVHEASGT
- a CDS encoding GtrA family protein is translated as MRQFLSRHPRLDRLAKELAKFGSVGAVAYVVQIGVTNLLWQVAGAEAMTGQLVGTLCSIAVAFVGNRFWTFRDRARTGYWRETALFLAMNGVGMLIQLGCLGVAVYLLGLTGPLAQNIAGNVVGVGLGTLFRFWSYRTWVFPSQPETEAAGPAPTGPTDDATAHPVPEGR
- a CDS encoding RNA-guided endonuclease InsQ/TnpB family protein → MKLTVQVRLVPDAVQASALERTLPAVNDAATWVSTVSFDRFGLKGSVRELRKLCYGELKAQGFGAQAAQHILKRVADAYTTLRANIRGGNLGPPTSQRRRRAESKPIAFRPHAAHTFDDRCLSWNHDAQTVSIWTLDGRIKNLRFACSPGALKQLAEHRKGESDLVFRNGKWFLIATIEVPEPEVFEPRDWVGVDRGIVNLATTSDGHNHQGRRLGRYRRWQARKRAELQAKRTRSAAQLLKKRAKREARHAAHVNHKVSKTVVAVAQRTGRGIALEELQGIRDRVTVSRDQRARLSSWPFHQLGAFIAYKAKRAGVPYLEVNPAYTSQMCPVPWCGHTARNNRPTRDTFRCRRCGFAGPADVVAGINVRDRARSAWVFVNRPDPAPV